A window of Dickeya zeae NCPPB 2538 contains these coding sequences:
- the sctT gene encoding type III secretion system export apparatus subunit SctT, translated as MLSLATLQSIYDFIYALTLGVARLYPCLFLVPLFSFSIIKGMLRNAVALAIALVPAGAIQQHMLTTTITWPMLPALLLKELVIGLLLGVVLAMPFWLFESVGALFDNQRGALTGGQLNPALGSDATPIGHMMKELFTLLLIITIGFSGFTQLLWDSYRLWPALDFLPPLSELGFHTYLGLLNDTFQHMIVYAGPLVALLLLLEFSIAILSLYSPQLQVYVLSAPAKCLAGIAFFVLYMPVLQFLGEGRLKALADLKHLFPLFFQASS; from the coding sequence ATGCTCTCTCTTGCCACCCTCCAGTCTATTTACGATTTTATTTACGCGCTAACGCTCGGCGTAGCCCGGTTGTATCCATGCCTGTTTCTGGTACCACTGTTCTCTTTCAGCATTATCAAAGGCATGCTGCGCAACGCGGTGGCGCTTGCCATCGCGCTAGTCCCGGCCGGTGCTATCCAGCAACACATGTTAACCACCACAATAACCTGGCCCATGTTACCCGCGCTGTTGCTCAAAGAGCTGGTCATTGGATTGCTGCTGGGGGTGGTGCTGGCCATGCCGTTCTGGCTGTTTGAATCTGTGGGCGCGTTGTTCGATAACCAGCGTGGCGCGCTGACCGGCGGCCAGCTCAACCCGGCGCTGGGTAGCGATGCCACCCCGATTGGCCACATGATGAAAGAGCTGTTTACCCTGCTGCTGATCATCACCATCGGGTTTTCCGGCTTCACGCAATTACTGTGGGACAGTTACCGGCTATGGCCCGCATTGGATTTTCTGCCGCCGTTATCGGAGCTGGGTTTTCACACCTATCTCGGTCTGCTCAACGACACCTTCCAACACATGATCGTGTATGCCGGTCCGTTGGTGGCGTTGTTACTGTTGCTGGAATTCAGCATCGCCATTCTCAGTCTTTACAGTCCGCAATTGCAGGTCTACGTGCTGTCCGCCCCGGCCAAGTGCCTGGCCGGGATCGCGTTTTTCGTGCTCTACATGCCGGTGTTGCAGTTTCTCGGTGAAGGCCGACTCAAGGCGCTGGCCGACCTGAAACACCTGTTTCCGCTGTTCTTTCAGGCATCGTCCTGA
- the sctR gene encoding type III secretion system export apparatus subunit SctR produces MTSGNFDPVMFALFLGSLSLIPLMMIVCTCFLKISMVLMLTRNAIGVQQVPPNMALYGVALAATLFVMAPVFSDIKQRFQDAPVDFSNLDALESSVTRGIEPLQRFMSRNTDPDILTHLHENSLRMWPAAMSEKITTQSILLILPAYVLSELQAGFKIGFLIYIPFIVIDLIVSNVLLALGMQMVAPTTLSLPLKLLLFVLVNGWTRLLDGLFYSYL; encoded by the coding sequence ATGACCTCGGGCAATTTCGACCCGGTGATGTTTGCCCTGTTTCTGGGGTCGCTGTCACTGATTCCGCTGATGATGATCGTCTGCACCTGTTTTCTGAAAATATCGATGGTACTGATGCTCACCCGCAACGCCATCGGGGTACAGCAAGTGCCACCCAACATGGCGTTATACGGTGTGGCGCTCGCCGCCACGCTGTTCGTGATGGCACCGGTATTCAGCGACATCAAACAGCGGTTTCAGGACGCACCGGTGGATTTCAGTAACCTCGACGCGCTGGAAAGCAGCGTGACCCGCGGCATCGAACCGTTACAGAGATTCATGTCGCGCAACACTGACCCGGATATTCTCACCCATCTGCATGAAAACAGCCTGCGCATGTGGCCAGCGGCGATGTCGGAGAAAATAACCACCCAGAGCATCCTGTTAATCCTACCCGCTTACGTGCTCTCAGAGCTACAAGCCGGGTTTAAAATCGGTTTTCTGATTTATATCCCGTTCATCGTTATCGACCTGATTGTCTCTAATGTCCTGCTGGCGCTGGGGATGCAGATGGTAGCGCCGACCACCCTTTCGCTCCCGCTCAAGCTATTGCTGTTCGTGCTGGTTAACGGCTGGACGCGTCTGCTGGACGGCCTGTTCTACAGTTACCTGTGA
- the sctS gene encoding type III secretion system export apparatus subunit SctS, which translates to METLTLFRQAMVLVVMLSAPPLLVAVVVGVLISLLQAVMQLQDQTLPFAVKLVAVGLVLAMTGRWIGVELIQLAVMAFNMIEQVRA; encoded by the coding sequence ATGGAAACGCTCACGCTGTTCCGACAGGCGATGGTGTTGGTGGTGATGCTGTCTGCACCGCCGTTGTTGGTCGCGGTGGTGGTCGGTGTACTGATTTCACTGCTACAGGCGGTGATGCAGTTGCAGGACCAAACGTTGCCTTTTGCCGTCAAACTGGTGGCGGTAGGGTTGGTGTTGGCCATGACCGGCCGCTGGATAGGCGTTGAGTTAATCCAACTGGCGGTCATGGCTTTTAATATGATCGAACAAGTCCGGGCATGA
- the sctQ gene encoding type III secretion system cytoplasmic ring protein SctQ has translation MTPLAQTLRHISQAQATLSRQLASAQRFAFTLEGQPGELRMQLAHDAPVVGAESGWRCHDGTLWLDNAAPLLSLLSACPALLPGKHDNNETVTRYWTHYNQALSPALRELFGEIQPLLPAQPDSVAASDDNTPSGDNTSAELTLWLEVIRGDFRIRSRLRTSFHTVQRWQSRPGWHAPRSVLPNHLAIRLPLILADVTLSQEQLASLEPGDVICPHRQYFSPQGDGSITLADRRLAGQLRMEALAPYWFAVTELEDCPVTTFPGDTTRFGDPTPFDDTAAYGNTTSYGNTLPNNSNVQETSPCAESTLPSGEPLSGYPLPPLALALTVRCGYLTLTLQDLQQLAPGTVLTLQQATPGEATLYHGEQPLAQGELVNVDGRLGLQITRGPIAGRELATESLR, from the coding sequence ATGACCCCACTGGCACAGACACTACGGCACATCAGTCAGGCGCAAGCGACGCTATCGCGCCAGTTGGCGAGCGCACAGCGCTTCGCCTTCACGCTGGAGGGACAACCGGGGGAATTGCGCATGCAGTTAGCGCACGACGCGCCCGTTGTCGGAGCGGAAAGCGGCTGGCGTTGCCACGACGGTACACTATGGCTGGACAATGCTGCCCCCTTGCTGTCGCTGCTCTCCGCCTGCCCGGCACTATTACCCGGCAAGCATGACAACAATGAAACCGTGACCCGTTACTGGACGCACTACAATCAGGCGCTCAGCCCGGCATTGCGCGAGCTGTTCGGTGAAATTCAGCCGCTGTTACCTGCACAACCTGATTCTGTAGCAGCATCAGATGACAATACGCCTTCAGGTGATAACACATCAGCCGAATTAACATTGTGGCTGGAGGTGATACGGGGTGATTTTCGTATTCGCAGTCGGTTACGAACGTCATTCCATACGGTGCAGCGATGGCAGAGTCGGCCGGGGTGGCACGCACCACGCTCGGTTTTGCCCAATCACCTGGCGATACGCCTGCCATTAATACTGGCCGACGTGACGTTGTCACAAGAACAGTTGGCGAGTCTGGAACCGGGTGACGTGATCTGTCCACATAGACAGTACTTCTCACCGCAAGGCGACGGCAGCATTACGCTGGCCGACCGGCGGTTAGCCGGGCAACTCAGGATGGAGGCACTCGCCCCTTACTGGTTTGCCGTGACAGAACTGGAGGACTGCCCCGTGACCACATTTCCTGGCGACACAACGCGCTTTGGTGACCCGACACCGTTTGACGACACCGCTGCTTACGGCAATACCACGTCTTACGGCAATACCCTGCCGAATAACAGCAATGTGCAGGAAACATCACCCTGTGCAGAAAGTACGTTGCCCTCTGGCGAACCGCTGTCAGGTTATCCACTGCCTCCGCTCGCGCTGGCACTGACGGTACGCTGCGGCTACCTGACACTGACACTACAGGATTTGCAGCAACTCGCTCCCGGTACCGTGTTAACCCTGCAACAGGCCACGCCCGGCGAAGCCACGCTGTATCACGGCGAACAACCACTGGCGCAGGGAGAACTGGTCAATGTAGACGGTCGACTTGGGTTACAAATCACCCGTGGACCGATTGCTGGCCGGGAGCTCGCCACGGAGTCATTGCGATGA